The following are encoded in a window of Mycobacterium vicinigordonae genomic DNA:
- a CDS encoding nitric oxide reductase activation protein NorD has product MGDVPAGDQILAMFASALAGRAVAVRYLPPGEPSWTDGQSIYVPGSGGAGTKLAALQAVAVQASLIAAGSLDAGVIRPLVRHPRLAKRYLAVEAGRALSVNAALLPNILAPLAAREIPGRSESPAASLRLAEGRTTIDDPAPEYGVIRASKVLAACARADKQQNQANPQHIPRRSRDATEREELDDDDIDDSNDPDMFTSPVGGGGFIGKWLKKMLSSARKTGTGGGPPGADTPTHRTNSGNRGAQAVSSLAVTSSEEDRIHDAQADGARYPEWDATRRRYRSNWCTVREVEPRTKASATQAIDDAIGVRRPLARLGMGLHRRARQWQGDDIDVDAAVEARVEVRAGSAPDESVYLDSLRRRRDLSVLLLLDVSGSAAEPGTVGRTVHEQQRTAIANLAVALHDLGDRVAMYAYYSQGRGAVSMVPVKRFDDHFDTRVMRRLNSLEPGAYSRLGAAIRHGSTVLEARGGTARRLLVVLSDGLAYDHGYERAYGAADARRALSEARRRGTGCVCLTIGAGTDVLSLRRVFGSTAHATIGRPDQLAGVIGGLFRSALRSAEVRRRVSPVTSYSDAFARPPRRTGSR; this is encoded by the coding sequence GTGGGCGACGTCCCTGCAGGTGACCAGATACTCGCCATGTTCGCCTCCGCACTCGCCGGTCGAGCGGTGGCTGTGAGGTACCTGCCGCCGGGTGAGCCCTCGTGGACCGACGGCCAGAGCATCTATGTACCTGGTTCCGGTGGGGCCGGCACGAAACTCGCAGCCTTGCAAGCCGTTGCGGTGCAGGCATCGTTGATCGCGGCCGGCAGCCTGGACGCGGGGGTTATCCGGCCGCTGGTCCGCCACCCGCGACTGGCCAAACGGTATTTGGCAGTCGAGGCCGGTCGTGCGTTGAGCGTCAACGCCGCCCTGCTGCCGAACATCCTGGCGCCGTTGGCAGCTCGCGAGATCCCCGGCCGCAGCGAATCCCCGGCCGCATCGCTGCGCCTCGCCGAGGGGCGGACGACCATCGACGACCCGGCGCCGGAGTACGGCGTGATCCGCGCCTCGAAAGTGCTGGCCGCCTGCGCCCGAGCGGACAAGCAACAGAATCAGGCGAATCCACAGCACATTCCCCGCAGGTCACGAGACGCAACCGAACGCGAGGAGTTGGACGACGACGACATCGACGACTCCAATGACCCCGACATGTTCACCAGTCCGGTCGGTGGGGGTGGGTTCATCGGTAAGTGGCTCAAGAAGATGCTGTCGTCGGCGCGAAAAACCGGGACGGGGGGCGGGCCGCCGGGTGCGGACACTCCCACCCATCGAACTAACTCGGGCAATCGCGGTGCCCAGGCGGTCTCGTCGCTGGCAGTGACCTCTAGCGAGGAGGATCGCATCCACGATGCCCAGGCCGACGGCGCGAGATATCCCGAATGGGACGCTACGCGCAGGCGCTACCGGTCCAACTGGTGCACCGTGCGTGAGGTGGAGCCCAGGACCAAAGCCTCTGCGACGCAGGCGATCGACGACGCCATCGGTGTCCGGCGCCCACTGGCCCGACTCGGCATGGGGCTGCACCGCCGGGCTCGGCAATGGCAGGGTGACGACATCGACGTCGACGCGGCGGTCGAAGCGCGGGTCGAGGTGCGGGCCGGGTCGGCGCCGGACGAGTCCGTCTATCTCGATAGCCTGAGGCGCCGCCGTGACCTGTCGGTGCTGTTGCTGCTCGACGTGTCCGGGTCGGCGGCCGAGCCCGGAACGGTGGGGCGCACCGTGCACGAGCAACAGCGGACGGCCATCGCCAATCTTGCTGTAGCGCTGCATGATCTGGGTGATCGGGTGGCGATGTATGCGTACTACTCGCAGGGTCGCGGCGCGGTGAGCATGGTGCCAGTCAAACGGTTCGACGATCATTTCGACACCCGGGTGATGCGGCGGCTCAACAGCCTGGAACCCGGGGCGTACTCGCGGCTTGGTGCGGCGATCCGGCATGGTTCGACGGTCCTGGAGGCACGCGGTGGGACGGCACGGCGACTGTTGGTAGTGCTGTCGGACGGACTGGCGTACGACCACGGCTACGAGCGGGCCTACGGTGCCGCCGATGCGCGCCGTGCGTTGTCGGAGGCCCGCCGCCGGGGGACCGGTTGTGTGTGCCTGACGATCGGCGCCGGCACCGACGTGCTCTCGCTGCGACGTGTGTTCGGCAGCACCGCGCATGCGACCATCGGCCGTCCCGACCAACTCGCCGGCGTGATCGGAGGGCTCTTCAGGTCCGCGCTGCGCTCGGCGGAGGTTCGCCGAAGAGTCTCGCCTGTGACCTCCTACTCAGACGCGTTCGCCCGGCCACCACGTCGCACCGGGTCACGCTAG
- a CDS encoding ABC transporter substrate-binding protein, producing the protein MSYESQAEPIKVGYLMDFRLPPGFPEELFASFTQTFDLIFEEALAQGLMDRPVQMIYREVEGLPKGSVKAVIDAYGELVDEGCLVVFGPNITDNCVPLREAIEERFKVPAISVTGTDDWLGEWTFAFPQGSMTDEPIFLADLIAKRELTEIGVLVEQSLIGESYLKNLRSACRRKGIRIVAEVTVAQTAQDINEAVRTLHDAKAEAIVHLGFGFGIVFINPALEAVNWDPPRFTTTAWQNAWVNPIMWNAFMGWIGVDQYDEANKIGQDFLDAYAKKYHGSRPEFCVTVVNRDVAATLVRAFTDAHPLSPRGVKEALERVKMLPAASGAPGTRVSFGKWTRRAWMGAGYLVARTLDADGVNSHLVDRFGE; encoded by the coding sequence ATGTCCTACGAAAGCCAGGCAGAGCCGATCAAAGTCGGCTACCTGATGGACTTCAGGCTTCCGCCGGGTTTCCCCGAGGAGCTGTTTGCCTCGTTCACCCAGACGTTCGACCTCATCTTCGAAGAGGCGCTCGCCCAAGGTCTGATGGACCGTCCCGTGCAAATGATCTATCGCGAGGTAGAAGGCCTGCCCAAAGGTTCGGTCAAGGCAGTGATCGATGCGTACGGCGAACTGGTCGACGAAGGCTGCCTGGTGGTCTTCGGTCCGAACATCACCGACAATTGCGTGCCGTTGCGGGAGGCGATCGAGGAACGATTTAAAGTTCCGGCCATCAGCGTGACCGGCACCGACGACTGGCTGGGCGAGTGGACTTTCGCATTTCCACAGGGATCGATGACCGATGAGCCGATCTTCCTGGCCGACCTCATCGCCAAGCGTGAACTCACCGAGATCGGCGTCCTGGTCGAGCAGAGCCTGATCGGTGAGAGCTACCTGAAGAACCTGCGAAGCGCCTGCCGGCGCAAGGGTATTCGAATCGTCGCGGAAGTCACGGTCGCGCAGACCGCCCAGGACATCAACGAAGCCGTGCGAACCCTGCACGATGCCAAGGCCGAAGCGATCGTGCACCTGGGCTTCGGCTTCGGGATCGTGTTCATCAATCCCGCATTGGAGGCCGTCAACTGGGACCCACCCCGCTTCACCACTACCGCGTGGCAGAACGCGTGGGTCAACCCCATCATGTGGAACGCGTTCATGGGCTGGATCGGTGTCGACCAATACGACGAGGCGAACAAGATCGGGCAGGACTTCCTTGATGCTTACGCGAAGAAGTACCACGGCAGTCGCCCCGAGTTCTGCGTGACCGTGGTGAACCGCGACGTCGCTGCCACCCTGGTGCGGGCGTTTACCGACGCCCATCCGCTCAGCCCGCGCGGCGTCAAGGAAGCGCTGGAGCGGGTCAAGATGCTGCCCGCCGCCTCGGGCGCGCCCGGTACGCGGGTGTCCTTCGGCAAATGGACGCGCCGCGCCTGGATGGGCGCAGGTTATCTGGTGGCGCGGACCCTCGATGCCGACGGTGTCAACTCGCACCTAGTCGACCGCTTCGGAGAATGA
- a CDS encoding spirocyclase AveC family protein: protein MSTDQSLVADDKSEVPKRTGKRGWGGWIAGAAVAAFALFFIVNARTALDPRVANPNVEGRPRPVRFIFGLDYIAFLQISTVIMLIVLVIVFVRGWRRNPGSPAMLMFLCTTLIVWQDPIMNWAPFAVYNPDLLHWPESWPLVSLSPTVEPFVVFGYVTFYFGPYFPAVWILRKLQARNGPEAFVSRHPLICLGAITCVIGFIFDAWLEIQLVHTGMYIYSQVIPWGSLFTGTTFQFPLIWESFSVTFVMVPAAILCYRDDTGKSVAEKLAAKAKIFPSRPVLGTFLVMFAIINVSYFAYGAWFAVIKASGAATSVACPWPYPEAKVYDPQGFYEREGAQGPYSVGIWSTWMSGQPNGRPHVEPPPAGQGACAAAISPSPGKNG, encoded by the coding sequence ATGAGCACAGACCAATCACTCGTCGCGGACGACAAGTCCGAGGTCCCCAAGCGAACCGGGAAGCGCGGCTGGGGCGGCTGGATCGCCGGCGCCGCCGTGGCGGCGTTCGCGCTTTTCTTCATCGTCAACGCGCGTACCGCGTTGGACCCGCGGGTGGCAAACCCGAATGTGGAAGGCCGGCCCCGTCCGGTCCGGTTTATCTTCGGGTTGGACTACATCGCGTTCCTGCAGATCTCCACCGTGATCATGCTGATCGTGCTGGTGATCGTCTTCGTCAGGGGCTGGCGGCGCAACCCGGGCAGCCCGGCGATGCTGATGTTCCTGTGCACCACGCTGATCGTCTGGCAGGACCCGATCATGAACTGGGCGCCGTTCGCGGTGTACAACCCCGACCTGCTGCACTGGCCAGAGTCGTGGCCGCTGGTGTCGCTGTCGCCGACAGTAGAGCCGTTCGTCGTATTCGGTTACGTCACTTTCTATTTCGGTCCCTACTTCCCGGCGGTTTGGATACTGCGCAAGCTGCAGGCCCGGAACGGGCCGGAAGCCTTCGTCTCGCGGCATCCGCTGATCTGCCTCGGCGCGATCACCTGTGTAATCGGGTTCATCTTCGACGCCTGGCTGGAGATCCAGTTGGTGCACACCGGCATGTACATCTACTCGCAGGTGATCCCATGGGGTTCGTTGTTCACCGGCACCACATTCCAGTTCCCACTGATCTGGGAATCGTTCTCGGTGACGTTCGTGATGGTGCCCGCAGCGATACTCTGCTACCGCGATGACACCGGTAAATCCGTTGCCGAGAAGCTGGCCGCCAAAGCCAAGATCTTCCCGAGCCGCCCCGTGCTTGGCACATTCCTGGTGATGTTCGCCATCATCAATGTGTCCTACTTCGCCTACGGCGCATGGTTTGCCGTGATCAAGGCCAGCGGCGCGGCGACCTCGGTGGCCTGCCCGTGGCCCTATCCTGAGGCGAAAGTCTATGATCCGCAGGGCTTTTACGAGAGGGAGGGTGCACAGGGCCCCTATTCGGTGGGTATCTGGTCGACTTGGATGAGCGGGCAGCCCAATGGTCGGCCGCACGTCGAACCGCCACCGGCGGGTCAAGGCGCTTGTGCCGCTGCGATCTCGCCTTCACCGGGTAAGAATGGCTGA
- a CDS encoding cytochrome P450: protein MEQLFDDLEDFGAFDDAISGDVRDPYTELARLRREEPVQRLETSGALPHEESLPMFIVYRHEDIQQMLRDHETFSSAAVIAAFGPVLGEGVMLGMDEPIHGRLRSLVSKAFSQKSLARWQDELVARVANSLIDKFAPNGRADLVKEFTFDYPSQIIAGLLGLPEQDYPQFQRWSISLLSWLMNPERGLAAAAALCEYFAPILEARRAEPKDDLISALGAAEIDGEKLADEEIFSFLRLLLPAGVETTYRSLGSLLLALLSDPEQLAAIRADRSLLPQAIEEGVRWESPLLTITRVATRDTELGGVAIPAGATVMPMLGAANRQEDRYPDPDRFDIHRQARAHLGWGHGVHVCLGMHLARLEMRTAINLLLDRLPNLRLDPDGDDPHIRGQVFRSPTSVPVLFDPQ from the coding sequence GTGGAACAGCTTTTCGACGATCTGGAAGATTTTGGCGCCTTCGACGACGCGATCTCCGGCGACGTCCGCGACCCCTACACCGAGTTGGCGCGATTGCGCCGCGAGGAACCGGTGCAACGCTTGGAAACCTCGGGGGCGCTGCCGCACGAGGAATCGCTGCCGATGTTCATCGTCTACCGACACGAGGACATCCAGCAGATGCTGCGCGACCACGAGACATTCTCCTCGGCGGCCGTCATTGCGGCGTTCGGGCCTGTCCTGGGTGAAGGCGTCATGTTGGGGATGGACGAGCCGATACACGGCCGGCTGCGGTCGCTGGTGTCGAAGGCGTTCTCGCAGAAGTCGTTGGCGCGCTGGCAGGACGAGTTGGTCGCCCGGGTGGCGAACAGCCTGATCGACAAGTTCGCGCCCAACGGAAGGGCCGATCTGGTGAAAGAGTTCACCTTCGACTATCCGAGCCAGATCATCGCCGGTTTGCTGGGCCTGCCGGAGCAGGATTATCCGCAGTTCCAGCGCTGGTCGATTTCCCTGCTGAGCTGGCTGATGAATCCGGAGCGCGGCCTTGCTGCCGCGGCGGCGCTGTGTGAATACTTCGCGCCCATCCTCGAGGCGCGCCGCGCCGAGCCGAAAGACGATCTGATCAGCGCCCTGGGTGCGGCGGAGATCGACGGCGAGAAGCTCGCCGACGAGGAGATCTTTTCGTTCCTGCGGCTGCTGTTGCCCGCCGGAGTGGAGACGACATACCGCTCCCTGGGCAGCCTATTGCTGGCGTTGCTCTCCGATCCGGAGCAGTTGGCAGCGATCCGCGCGGATCGGTCGTTGCTGCCGCAGGCCATCGAAGAGGGCGTGCGCTGGGAATCGCCATTGCTGACCATTACCCGGGTGGCCACCCGGGACACCGAACTCGGCGGAGTGGCGATTCCCGCCGGCGCCACGGTGATGCCGATGCTGGGCGCCGCCAACCGCCAAGAGGATCGCTATCCCGATCCGGACAGGTTCGATATCCACCGGCAGGCCAGGGCGCACCTGGGCTGGGGGCACGGCGTGCACGTTTGCCTGGGTATGCACCTGGCCCGGTTGGAGATGCGGACCGCGATCAATCTGCTGCTGGACCGGCTGCCGAACCTGCGGTTGGACCCCGACGGCGACGACCCACACATCAGGGGGCAGGTTTTCCGGTCGCCGACCTCGGTTCCGGTGTTGTTTGACCCCCAGTAG
- a CDS encoding CbbQ/NirQ/NorQ/GpvN family protein, giving the protein MADESGLAYRNGALSEVERARPYYQPIGREEAVFKAAYRQGLALVLKGPTGCGKTRFVEAMAHDLGRPLITVACHDDLTTADLVGRYLLRGDETVWVDGPLTHAVREGAICYLDEVVEARQDTTVVLHPLADYRRQLPIERLGVTLDAAPGFGLVVSYNPGYQSVLKDLKDSTRQRMVAIEFDFPAPDVEERIVAHEARVDDDTAAELVRFGQAIRRLETGGLREVASTRVLIAAGRLIVEGLTRPEAALAAIAGPLTDDVAVGRALAEMIDVYLGDPDEARN; this is encoded by the coding sequence ATGGCCGACGAGTCCGGGCTCGCCTACCGCAATGGTGCTCTATCCGAGGTTGAGCGGGCGCGTCCTTATTACCAGCCGATCGGCCGGGAAGAGGCGGTGTTCAAAGCGGCTTACCGCCAGGGGCTGGCATTAGTCCTCAAGGGCCCGACGGGTTGCGGCAAAACGAGATTTGTCGAGGCCATGGCCCACGACCTGGGCAGGCCGCTGATTACGGTCGCGTGCCACGACGACCTCACCACCGCCGACCTGGTCGGTCGATACCTATTGCGCGGCGACGAAACGGTGTGGGTGGACGGGCCGCTGACGCATGCGGTGCGCGAGGGTGCAATCTGCTACCTGGACGAGGTGGTGGAAGCGCGCCAGGACACGACGGTGGTGTTGCACCCGCTCGCGGACTACCGGCGCCAGCTCCCGATCGAACGCCTCGGTGTGACTCTGGACGCAGCGCCCGGGTTCGGTCTGGTGGTGTCCTACAACCCCGGCTACCAGAGTGTTCTGAAGGACCTCAAGGATTCCACCCGGCAGCGCATGGTTGCCATCGAATTCGATTTCCCTGCACCAGATGTCGAGGAGCGAATTGTTGCTCATGAGGCCAGAGTGGACGACGATACCGCTGCCGAGCTGGTGCGCTTCGGACAGGCCATTCGGCGCCTGGAAACCGGCGGCTTGCGCGAGGTTGCCTCGACCCGCGTGCTGATCGCGGCGGGTCGACTGATCGTTGAGGGGCTGACCAGGCCGGAGGCGGCGCTGGCCGCGATCGCCGGGCCGCTCACCGACGACGTCGCGGTGGGCCGGGCGTTGGCCGAAATGATCGACGTTTATCTCGGCGACCCGGACGAAGCGCGCAATTGA
- a CDS encoding acyl-CoA dehydrogenase family protein, translated as MDFSYPAEVERFRDELRTWLSANLTDELRAARRPSARDDATFDKLRKWDATAADAGWGAVSWPREYGGRGATVLEQLVFTEETTRARAPLPLNVIGMNNIAPAIMQYGTEQQKTTLLPRMMRADDIWCQGMSEPDAGSDLAALRTKAVRDGDDFVVNGQKIWTSLGHRANWCQLYVRTDPDAPKHKGISCLIVDMSRPGIDARPLVTLNGDSDFAEVFFNDVRVPVGALLGPLNGGWQVATTTLSHERAGAARLYAELHVRLDELVADFAAADASGSILDDPVVLRRLGELGVRIKYLEVLCQRSISATLHGGDPLGSASLAKTVWGEIGQDLSALAFDVLGNHGGHWADYRLSSRSLTIAGGTSQINKNITAQRVLGLPRK; from the coding sequence GTGGACTTCTCATATCCGGCGGAGGTGGAGCGCTTCCGCGATGAGCTGCGTACCTGGCTGTCGGCGAACCTGACCGACGAATTGCGCGCCGCCCGCCGACCGTCTGCCCGCGACGATGCCACCTTCGACAAGCTACGCAAGTGGGACGCGACCGCCGCTGACGCCGGATGGGGTGCGGTGTCCTGGCCCCGAGAGTACGGTGGCCGAGGCGCGACGGTGCTCGAACAGCTGGTCTTCACCGAGGAGACCACCCGAGCGCGAGCACCCCTACCGCTCAACGTCATCGGGATGAACAACATCGCGCCGGCCATCATGCAGTACGGCACGGAACAGCAGAAGACGACACTGCTACCCCGCATGATGCGTGCCGACGACATTTGGTGCCAAGGCATGTCGGAGCCCGACGCGGGGTCGGATCTGGCCGCGCTGCGCACCAAGGCGGTGCGGGATGGCGACGACTTCGTCGTCAACGGCCAGAAGATCTGGACTTCGCTGGGCCACCGGGCGAATTGGTGTCAACTGTATGTGCGCACCGACCCGGACGCCCCCAAGCACAAAGGCATCTCTTGTCTGATCGTGGACATGAGCCGGCCCGGCATCGACGCCCGTCCCCTGGTCACACTCAACGGCGACTCGGACTTCGCCGAAGTCTTCTTCAACGACGTTCGGGTACCCGTCGGCGCACTACTCGGTCCGCTCAACGGCGGCTGGCAAGTTGCCACCACCACATTGAGCCACGAGCGGGCCGGCGCCGCCCGGCTGTACGCGGAGTTACATGTTCGACTTGATGAATTGGTGGCCGACTTCGCTGCCGCGGACGCCTCGGGGAGCATTCTCGATGACCCGGTTGTGCTACGCCGTCTCGGCGAGCTCGGCGTCCGGATCAAGTATCTGGAAGTGCTTTGCCAGCGGTCGATCTCGGCGACACTGCACGGCGGCGACCCACTCGGGTCGGCCAGCCTGGCCAAGACGGTATGGGGCGAGATCGGCCAAGATCTGTCCGCACTCGCATTCGACGTGCTGGGCAACCACGGCGGCCATTGGGCTGACTACCGGCTTTCGTCGCGGTCGCTGACCATCGCCGGCGGCACGAGTCAGATCAACAAGAACATCACCGCACAGCGCGTCCTGGGACTGCCGCGAAAATGA
- a CDS encoding SDR family NAD(P)-dependent oxidoreductase: MAEPRTVVITGASRGLGFASAVRLYREGWRVIAAMRTPERGLPLLRQATGAAEDDGRMIGVQLDLADPASIAAAAKTIGEAVDAPYALVHNAGISAAGVVEESDMALWQKMFTTSVLGPVALTQALLPAMRAAGQGRIVLVSSAAGVRGQPGTAPYSAAKGALERWGEAMAVEIAPFGLGVTVLVAGTYDTEIITDAGTIDARDFTGAYARLHTTMNTRGRFAVRFARPPERFADGLVKALADTKPFRRRGVGVDASMLLAANRVLPSPGMHQVSRVVLGIPRQGAMRDGAWPLTTAQKAMVLAARVIPQPVLQRLAALTSRKH, from the coding sequence ATGGCTGAGCCCCGCACCGTCGTCATCACCGGTGCGTCGCGCGGGCTGGGTTTCGCCTCAGCCGTGCGACTGTATCGGGAGGGATGGCGGGTCATAGCCGCCATGCGAACACCCGAGCGCGGACTGCCGCTGCTGCGACAGGCGACCGGGGCCGCCGAGGACGACGGCAGGATGATCGGTGTCCAGCTCGATCTCGCCGATCCCGCGTCGATCGCCGCGGCGGCCAAAACCATCGGAGAGGCCGTGGACGCACCCTACGCCCTGGTCCACAACGCCGGGATCTCCGCTGCCGGGGTGGTGGAGGAGAGCGATATGGCGTTGTGGCAGAAAATGTTTACTACCAGCGTCCTGGGTCCGGTAGCACTCACCCAAGCGCTGTTGCCGGCAATGCGAGCGGCGGGGCAGGGGCGCATCGTGCTGGTGTCCAGTGCCGCCGGTGTCCGCGGACAGCCGGGCACCGCGCCCTACTCGGCAGCCAAGGGCGCCCTGGAACGTTGGGGTGAGGCGATGGCCGTGGAAATCGCACCGTTCGGCCTCGGCGTCACCGTCCTGGTCGCCGGCACCTACGACACCGAGATCATCACCGACGCTGGCACTATCGACGCGCGCGACTTCACTGGTGCCTACGCGCGGTTGCACACCACCATGAACACCCGCGGGCGGTTCGCGGTCCGATTCGCCAGGCCGCCCGAGAGATTCGCCGACGGCCTAGTCAAGGCCCTCGCCGACACCAAGCCGTTTCGGCGTCGCGGCGTGGGTGTAGACGCCTCAATGCTGCTGGCGGCCAACAGGGTCCTGCCTTCTCCGGGGATGCACCAGGTGTCTCGGGTCGTGCTGGGCATACCCCGGCAAGGGGCGATGCGGGACGGAGCCTGGCCGCTGACAACGGCCCAGAAAGCGATGGTGTTAGCCGCACGCGTCATCCCCCAGCCCGTGTTGCAGCGGTTGGCCGCGCTGACATCGAGGAAGCATTAG
- a CDS encoding SDR family NAD(P)-dependent oxidoreductase has protein sequence MIDFTDQVAIVTGAGRGLGRLYAMELARRGAAVVVNDLGGTMHGEGADTSVADEVVAEIRAAGGTAVASYDSVASPEGGEAIVAAAVQNFGRLDAVVSNAGIFNSIPFDELSADDWRRMHTVHLDGGFYLSQPAYRLMKAQQHGRFVFVSSSAGMFGQPLEAHYAAAKAGLVGLSNVIAIEGAEHGILSNTVLPFGVSRMVTETLGDPKAVEQIGFLNMIKPELVVPIVAFLASRDCQFTHQNYSACAGRFARVFVGLGQGWFAEAGSEPTADDILAHLCEISATEPFTVPDSIFDEVFSIASQLGVTT, from the coding sequence ATGATCGATTTCACTGACCAGGTCGCTATCGTCACCGGCGCCGGACGCGGTCTCGGGCGCCTGTACGCAATGGAATTGGCCCGGCGGGGTGCTGCCGTCGTCGTCAACGATCTCGGCGGAACCATGCACGGCGAAGGCGCCGACACCTCCGTCGCCGATGAGGTCGTCGCCGAAATCCGGGCGGCCGGGGGCACCGCTGTCGCGTCGTACGACTCGGTGGCCAGCCCCGAGGGCGGCGAGGCGATCGTGGCCGCGGCGGTGCAGAACTTCGGCCGCCTCGACGCGGTGGTGAGCAACGCCGGGATCTTCAACAGCATCCCGTTCGACGAACTGTCCGCCGACGACTGGCGCCGCATGCACACCGTCCATCTTGACGGCGGGTTCTACCTCAGCCAGCCGGCCTACCGGCTGATGAAGGCGCAGCAGCACGGCCGGTTCGTGTTCGTTTCGTCCTCCGCCGGGATGTTCGGGCAGCCGCTGGAAGCCCACTACGCCGCCGCTAAAGCCGGCCTGGTGGGTCTGTCAAATGTCATCGCGATCGAGGGCGCCGAACATGGCATCCTGTCCAACACGGTGTTGCCGTTCGGTGTCTCTCGCATGGTGACCGAAACCCTCGGAGATCCGAAAGCCGTTGAACAGATCGGGTTTCTGAACATGATCAAACCCGAGCTGGTCGTTCCAATCGTCGCATTCCTCGCCAGCCGGGACTGCCAATTCACCCACCAGAACTACTCGGCCTGCGCCGGGCGGTTCGCCCGAGTCTTCGTAGGCCTCGGCCAGGGTTGGTTTGCCGAGGCTGGCAGTGAACCGACCGCCGACGACATACTGGCCCATCTCTGTGAAATCTCGGCAACTGAGCCGTTCACCGTGCCCGACTCGATCTTCGACGAAGTCTTTTCAATCGCCTCGCAGCTCGGCGTCACCACCTGA
- a CDS encoding acyl-CoA dehydrogenase family protein gives MNLELTDEQIALRDTVRRFLAEKASISAHVRPLLDDPTGTTEQVWRGLADLGTTGLLVPDEHGGAGMTMVEAGVVAEELGGALHPGPWLSTAVAAVRTLTRVGGEPAAQILAQIAEGTTIATVVGLGARPATVSSGNAGPQLSSPPLTVPDAAAADVLLVLAEDGDAIGLWAVQPPFPGTSVTPECGIDKTRKQFRVEFTDANAQHLGMVTPDDVDAVVDDMLIATAADALGAAGAVLNMAVEYAKSRKQFGAPIGSFQAIGHLCVDMYETVELARSGVVHALWAADSCPIERHSAALRAKAFAGRLATVGDTAIQVFGGIGYTWEHDAHLYLKRLLSWSALLGGPDRYLTEVGAQLARKGRR, from the coding sequence ATGAACCTCGAACTCACCGACGAGCAGATCGCCCTGCGAGACACGGTTCGCCGCTTTCTGGCTGAGAAGGCATCGATTTCGGCGCATGTGCGCCCGCTGCTCGACGATCCGACCGGCACCACCGAACAGGTTTGGCGCGGCCTCGCCGACCTTGGGACCACCGGTCTGCTGGTGCCCGACGAACACGGCGGTGCCGGCATGACGATGGTCGAAGCGGGCGTCGTCGCCGAAGAGCTCGGCGGCGCGCTACACCCAGGCCCGTGGCTGTCGACCGCGGTGGCCGCGGTGCGGACCCTGACCCGGGTGGGCGGTGAACCAGCCGCGCAGATCCTCGCGCAGATTGCCGAAGGCACCACGATCGCGACCGTCGTGGGTCTGGGTGCGCGGCCGGCCACGGTGTCGTCCGGTAACGCGGGGCCTCAGTTATCTTCGCCGCCGCTGACGGTCCCCGACGCGGCCGCCGCCGACGTGCTGCTGGTGCTCGCCGAAGATGGCGACGCCATCGGATTGTGGGCGGTCCAGCCCCCCTTCCCCGGCACCTCGGTGACACCCGAGTGCGGAATCGACAAGACCCGCAAGCAATTTCGCGTCGAGTTCACTGATGCCAATGCACAGCACCTCGGCATGGTGACGCCCGACGACGTCGACGCCGTAGTCGACGATATGCTCATCGCGACGGCCGCCGACGCACTCGGCGCCGCCGGCGCCGTGCTTAACATGGCCGTCGAATATGCCAAGAGCCGAAAGCAATTCGGGGCGCCCATCGGATCTTTCCAGGCCATCGGGCACCTGTGCGTCGATATGTACGAGACGGTGGAGCTGGCCCGCAGCGGCGTGGTCCACGCGCTGTGGGCAGCCGACTCGTGCCCAATCGAGCGACACTCAGCAGCATTGCGGGCCAAGGCATTCGCAGGACGGCTGGCCACGGTCGGCGACACCGCGATCCAGGTTTTTGGCGGCATCGGTTACACCTGGGAGCACGATGCGCACCTTTACCTCAAACGACTGCTGAGCTGGAGCGCATTGCTCGGCGGACCCGACCGCTATCTCACCGAGGTGGGTGCGCAACTCGCCAGGAAGGGGCGGCGATGA